The Thermococcus sp. M39 sequence CCTTTCTCAGTTATTATGACGTCAATATATTCCGCGGGAGTTACATCAAATGCTGGGTTCCATACCTCAATGTTCTTCGGCCATGTTTCGAGCTCTTCCTTGGGAATAACCTCATAAGGATCTCTCATCTCAATCTCAACCAGCTGACCGAGCATTGTTTCTGGATGGAACTTGTAGGTTTCAGCTGCAATCATGACCCAAACCCTATGCTCCTTGGCTGTTAAAGCTATCAAAGCTGTACCAATCTTGTTTATCACAGCTCCGTTGGCTGTTATGCTGTCAGCTCCCATGACAACTTTGTCAGTCATCTTCATGTAGTGCCTTGCGGCTGAATCAACGACATAAATCACGGGAATTCCAGCCTCTGCGAGCTCTTTTGCTGTTAGCTTGCCTTGCCATTTAGGTCTTGTCTCAGTTACGATTACTTTGATTTCTTTTCCCTCTTCCCAAGCTTTCTTCATAACACCGATTGCTGCTTTTGAGTGGCAGTGGGTCATTATTATATCCCCATCTTCAATTCTCTTTGCTCCAAACTCTGCTATTCTTTCTATGGCTTTCTCTGAGTTGTGTATGAACTCCTTTGCTGCGTTAATAACGATGAATTTCAGCTGTTCTAAGTCTGCTCCCCCTTGATATGCTATTTTACCGCGATACATAACGTATCTCAAAGCATTTGGCAGAGAAACAGCAGTTGGCCTTGTTGAGTGCAAAAGCTTTGCCGCTTCTTTTAACTCCTTCCAAAGCTCATCAGCTGTTTTTGCCTTGCTCTTTTCAGCTTGTACTTGTAAAGCAAGAGCTGCAGAGCGAGCTATTTTGCCAGCCCCTCTGATTTCCATGTTCTTGATTTTTTCAGCAATTTCATAGACCTCCTTAACCAGCGTCATGTTGCTCCCTCCAAATTTTCGTTAAGGCTTATTTTTCTCATAGGGCTTTATATATTTCACCCTTTACAATACTCTAATGGCTTTGCCTCTTTGTCACAATGGTATTTGCACTGTCTTCACTTTTTCTGTTCATTGATGTTCGTAATAGGACTTTGATGTGCTTAAAATAAAGCCGGGCTTTTTCTTTACAAATATAAAGAGCATTCACGACCAATGCCGAAAGCTTTATATTTAATTGCCACAAAGTTTTCCATGTATAAAATTGGTGATGTGCTCAAAATTGTGCATCATAAAGTTTTGGAGGTCATGGGTATGGAGGAGGCACTTCAAAAGAAATTGGAATCTAAAACGCTGAATTATGAGAGCTACTTCTCAGACAAAGCTTTGCAGATGAAAGCATCTGAAATTAGAGAGCTTTTAAAGCTTGTTGAGACTTCTGATGTAATTTCAATGGCGGGAGGATTGCCAAATCCTGCAACATTTCCAAAAGAAGAAATTAAGCAAATTGCTCAAGAAGTCATTGAAGAGCATGCTGATAAGGCTTTACAGTACGGGACAACAAAGGGGTTCACACCGTTGAGACTCAAAATTGCAGAATGGTTGAGGGACAGGTACGGAATCCCTATTTCAAAAGTTGACATTATGATAGTCTCTGGCTCACAACAGGCTTTAGACTTAATAGGAAGAACATTCATCAACCCAGGGGATTTGATAGTAGTTGAGGCTCCAACTTATCTGGCAGCATTGAATGCATTCAAGTACTACGATCCAAAGTTCATTCAGATTCCTCTTGACGATGAGGGAATGAGAGTTGAGATCCTTGAGGAGAAGCTTAGAGAGCTTAAAGCGGAGGGCAAGAAGGTTAAGTTTGTTTACACAGTGCCAACCTTCCAAAATCCCGCTGGAGTTACAATGAGTGAAGATAGGA is a genomic window containing:
- a CDS encoding ribose 1,5-bisphosphate isomerase, whose product is MTLVKEVYEIAEKIKNMEIRGAGKIARSAALALQVQAEKSKAKTADELWKELKEAAKLLHSTRPTAVSLPNALRYVMYRGKIAYQGGADLEQLKFIVINAAKEFIHNSEKAIERIAEFGAKRIEDGDIIMTHCHSKAAIGVMKKAWEEGKEIKVIVTETRPKWQGKLTAKELAEAGIPVIYVVDSAARHYMKMTDKVVMGADSITANGAVINKIGTALIALTAKEHRVWVMIAAETYKFHPETMLGQLVEIEMRDPYEVIPKEELETWPKNIEVWNPAFDVTPAEYIDVIITEKGVIPPYAAIDILKEEFGWAFKYTEPWED